A genomic segment from Brevundimonas sp. SORGH_AS_0993 encodes:
- a CDS encoding OmpA family protein: MSRSKLRMAVVGGALIALGFAASGCASHRFVRDQVEVVDNRVTQVEGTAGQALQRANDAHKLAEGKFLYQVVLSDDSVKFPTDAAALSPEAEQRLAQFAQRLQSENRNVYLEIQGYTDATGTPQHNDQLGEQRAEAVRRFLNRQGVALNRMATISYGQEQPVASNDTPEGRSQNRRVTIVVLA, encoded by the coding sequence TTGAGCAGATCGAAACTCAGGATGGCGGTCGTCGGCGGCGCCCTCATCGCCCTAGGCTTTGCGGCCAGCGGCTGCGCCAGCCATCGTTTCGTGCGTGATCAGGTCGAAGTCGTCGACAACCGCGTGACCCAAGTGGAAGGCACGGCAGGCCAGGCCCTGCAACGCGCCAACGACGCGCACAAACTGGCCGAGGGCAAGTTCCTCTATCAGGTCGTGCTGTCCGACGATTCCGTGAAATTCCCCACCGACGCGGCGGCCCTGTCGCCCGAGGCCGAGCAGCGCCTGGCCCAGTTCGCCCAGCGTTTGCAAAGCGAGAACCGCAACGTCTATCTGGAAATCCAGGGCTATACCGACGCCACCGGCACGCCCCAGCACAACGACCAGCTGGGCGAGCAGCGCGCCGAGGCCGTGCGCCGCTTCCTGAACCGTCAGGGCGTGGCCCTGAACCGCATGGCGACCATCTCCTATGGTCAGGAGCAGCCGGTCGCCTCCAACGACACGCCGGAAGGCCGTTCGCAGAACCGCCGCGTGACCATCGTGGTCCTGGCCTGA
- a CDS encoding NAD-dependent deacylase codes for MNLVVLTGAGISAESGVPTFRASDGLWCGHRIEDVATPEGYAADPALVQDFYNRRRRQLAEVQPNAAHRALADLAARWEGDFLLVTQNVDDLHDRAHADTPPAAGFGLIHMHGELLKGRCTRSGVVMDWPGDMAADQPSPHHPQGRIRPHIVWFGEMPLDMARIERALEACDLFVSIGTSGAVYPAAGFVQAARYAGARTVEINLEPTSGARLFDEGVYGPATQAVPAFLDTL; via the coding sequence ATGAACCTCGTCGTCCTGACCGGGGCCGGGATATCGGCCGAGAGCGGCGTGCCGACCTTTCGGGCGTCGGACGGTTTGTGGTGTGGGCATCGGATCGAGGATGTGGCGACGCCGGAGGGGTATGCGGCCGACCCGGCCCTGGTGCAGGACTTCTACAATCGGCGGCGGCGGCAGTTGGCTGAGGTCCAGCCCAATGCGGCGCACCGGGCGCTGGCCGATCTGGCGGCGCGGTGGGAGGGGGACTTCCTGCTGGTGACGCAGAACGTCGACGACCTGCATGACCGGGCCCATGCCGACACGCCGCCGGCGGCCGGGTTCGGCCTGATCCACATGCATGGCGAACTGCTGAAGGGCCGCTGCACTCGTTCGGGCGTGGTGATGGACTGGCCGGGCGACATGGCGGCGGACCAGCCCTCGCCCCATCATCCGCAGGGGCGGATAAGGCCGCACATCGTCTGGTTCGGCGAGATGCCGCTGGACATGGCGCGGATCGAGCGGGCGCTGGAGGCTTGCGACCTGTTCGTCTCCATCGGCACCTCGGGCGCGGTCTATCCGGCGGCGGGGTTCGTGCAGGCGGCGCGGTATGCCGGGGCGCGGACGGTGGAGATCAATCTGGAGCCGACGTCCGGCGCGCGCCTGTTCGACGAAGGCGTTTACGGGCCGGCGACGCAGGCCGTGCCGGCCTTCCTGGACACGCTGTAG